The sequence aacgcaaaaccaagcaccactttcagcacgtatttaaccagggtaagacacacacaatttaaaccaaaaacttttctagcaatgatgatcacacactagtctgatgagaaaacaagacaaaacactcacaagctgctgtccttctatgttgctcgactgtttcttctgacaagtgttttacaaacagctaattaaagtactttcactggctttggccacgcctcgctatttagcagatcgaaaccaggcagtcccgcgataggcaaacgcaaaaccaagcaccactttcagcacgtatttaaccagggtaagacacacacaatttaaaccaaaaacttttctagcaatgatgatcacacactagtctgatgagaaaacaagacaaaacactcacaagctgctgtccttctatgttgctcgactgtttcttcagCCGGTAGGGCCTTTCTCTCAAAATAGGTAAAGTTGCTCCCACTGGAGTACATAGGCTCTTCCGACCTGCCAAACCAGCTGAGCTTCTAAATATCAGCCCCGCCAGATCTCAAAGCTATTGTGGGGTGTCCCTATTCTGGGGCTGTCCTTTCCGctattgctttttggggggtactctaggttcgtgccattcccgagctcggagccccttccccggacagcacgccaaatatgcattataatacttcagctaattatatgtaagtgtgaacttgtgaaatgtagtttcataacaaggttcgagAGGAgcatacttagcctaattagcacagttggagccacttaagatagtcatccttagggtataaatacagctgaattagcctacctgtctccattgacggtttaacagcatcccccctccaccccatctcctccactagagttcattcTACACTTTTATATACGGGGgggctcggagccccttccccagacagcacgccaaatatgcgttataatacttcagctaattatatgtaagtgtgaactcgtgaacctGGAGCTGCTGAAACCGTTTTATTCAGCCTGTCCTGTGCACTCCAGTAACTGTCTGGTTTCCAAAAGTaaccaaatctgacctcagaagactacagaggatGGTTCAGACTGCTGATTATTGGTGCTCCTCTGCCCATCCTTCAAGAATAAAGTAGTCAGCTGAgaataaataaatcagcataaatAAGTACACACcctctgaataaatataaaagatttaTTAATGATCACTAATATAATTCATGGAATGatggcaaaattaaaatgtattaaacatatacttaaaaacaacaacatatatgGCAATATTTTCTTTAAGATAAGTAAATTAGCCAATGTACACCCCAGATTTAattcagaaaatgtataatattccAGTGCTTAGTATGTCCTCCAGAACTTAAAGTATAATGCTCTGACACTTCTTGGCACTGAGTGTACAAGTTCATGACAAATTTTTTGACATGTCCTGTTTCTTTAATGGGGAGCTTTGCTCAGCTCATCTATATCGAATCCTCCACAGCTGTTCAAGAGCATTAAGACTGAGTGAAATACATGTGCACTGGAGGATTTTCATCTTGGGAGAATTAATATCTTCATtgtaatgctgaaaaaaataaatacccaATAATGTGAGGAATGAGAAGAAGGTAGCATCTTTAGTATTACATCACACATTAGTGTGTATTCATAccagcatttacatttatcagactcttttatccaaagcaacttaacagTGCATTCAGGGTATACATTTATTACTACCAGCATTTGTTTTCCTTGGGGaatgaacccacaaccttttgcaatgctaacgcaatgctctaccactgagccatagGAACACTACATTGATAAAGCACAGCTCCCTCACACCTTCAGCACTCATTCATCCCAATAGAAGAGCTTTACTACCACTGAACATCACTGTATGTACCAAACACTTCTCACTGTACTCCTCCTCTAGCAACACCAgaacattttagatttttgaaTCTGAAATGATTGACTTGGTGTCTTGAGACCAGAGTATGGAATCCCAGAAGTCTCTATTTTGTAAACATGGGCCTTGGAAGAGGTTAAATGAGTTTATTTAGCTTTGCTACACTTGGAAATTTTAGTGGTGACAACAGGCATGCATGTGAGATAAAGTGTCACTCTTTGGTAATTGATCAAGCAGGCTTGTTGGAACATTATTTCTTCAAAGAACCCTAACGTTTCTTCTAAGTAAAGAGTAATTGCTGCATTTGTTAAGTTTTAGAGGGGAGTACTCATTTGTGCTGTGCACTGTACATCCATAGCGAGgaaaaagggctcagaaaatcactctggacccctcaaaTCCAAGTCATACCCTTTTTTAACTTTTCCCATCTGGCCAGTGCTAGAGAGCCCTAAATAAAAGGACAGCCAGGCACATAAGAGTTTCTTCCCCctggcaatctacctcatgaacagttttATGCAATAACCTAAAATATCCATAATGCATTTCACTCGGAACTAACTGTTACAGCCATAGATAGTGATCTTCAGCATCTTGCACAGCACTGTCATTGATATGACTGCGATAAGTGCGTGCTTCTGATGCTGTGTGCAGCAGAAATCAACCACACACTCATCATAATGAAAACATCGACCTCAGAAATAACAAATGTGAACACTGGGATAATCGCCGATGTATATGGCGaagccatctagagtttcatgccagggctctgtatttgtatctgtgtactggaagcttgtaacactaaaacaaattccttgtgtgcgcaagcatacttggcaataaagctctttctgattctgattctaattcTGAAGAGTCTCTccgtgttttattttatttattatgtcaaGTGCTCCCTGGAGGAATACAAACaaactatattttaaagcatttagcagtaaaaaaacagtaattattttaaatcattatttaattgatatttttgTATATCTGCATgctgtaaatgtttatattaatctactgaataatgtgcattaatgTAATGAAAGAAGAAGTCGTTACAGTTATGTGATCAGTGGGATCAAGACTGCAACAAATATGAATTTTGCATTGCTGTTATTTCAAATAGCAAAGAAACTCCCACGACAGCATCCCTGGGACTTACCTAACAAAGAAAAAGGTATCGagagagtgatttctgaagacagaaagagGTCAAATTCACAGACACTCCCCCAACAGCTGTTTTACAACCTTCGCATCTTGTTATTCTAAATGAATTTATTGATTAAATCTAAGAAATTGGAATAAATTATAACGAATATATCATCGATATCCAATTCGACACTCATCCAGCATTTCACTGTTTTgatatttgctatttatttagttttcatacAGGGAACGCATTTGTTATCAAATGTAAGGTCAGTAAAATCttgttcattttcatgacttCCTCTGACAAATCACTCTGTGATGCAGGTCGAATCCTGTAGAGGGAGGATCCATCCAGATCATATCAGTTCTTCAGTCGTGTTTCAGAGtgttttcagacattttaaaCCTCACTCTTGTGTACTGATGAAGAAAATGCTTCTCAAATCAGTATTGTTCTGGTTGTGTTTGTGGCGTCTGGTTGGTGAGTTTTACTtcacatttaaatgattaaaagtattttaatgaagCTTCATCAAACTGATATCAAGTGAAATCTCTGTTCTTCAGGAGTGTTTTGTAGTTCTGTCAGCCAGGTGGAATTGCTGGTGATAGTCGGAGAGTCTGTCACTCTTAACACTGGCTTTACTGAAATAAAGTGGTTTAACAGGATTCAGTGGTGGTTTGAGAATAATATGATTGCTGGTATCAATGTAACGGCCGGCAGCATGACTgtatatgatgatgttcttgacgggagattcagagacagactgaagctggacagtcaaactggatctctgaccatcacaaacatcacagagAAACATGCTGGATATTATACAGTAACAACCAGCGAACCAGTGATAATAAGATTCAGGCTCTTTGTCATTGGTGAGTTTCATTTATGTCTCCTGCTTACATGTTAGAGTGAAATGTATCTCAAGCTTTTACTTTTGTTAACAAAGTTATTTGAAAGTCTCAATCTGTGACAAACCCTGTTTCAGAGTATGTTTGTGATGCAGAAGAAATATCAGTAACAGAGGGAGATTCTGTTACTCTAAACACTGGTCTTACTGAAATAAGTGGAAATGACAGACTGTTTTGGGATTATGAAATTGACATTGCTGCAAAACCTATATTTGAAAGACTTTTAGCACAAACTATAATCCGCTATACTTATGGGTTTGAGCTATTTGACGACGGAATGAAactggacaatcaaactggatctctgaccatcataaACATTACAACTAAACGTGCTGGTATTTATACACTCAATTACCAGATAAGTGGAGGAAATTGGTCAACAAAAGCATTCAGAGttgctgtctatggtgagtagaggTCATGTGTCTTGTCcttcaaataaaatcattttacagtTTGAGATTACAGACTGTTGAACACATTGAACTGAAAATAAGACTGTTGATTAGATTTGGTCATACTGTAtttctcatgttttcagctcgtctgccgGTTCCTGTCATCAGCACTAACTCTACAaactgttcttcatcatcatcatcctcatcgtgttcattggtgtgttcagcggtgaatgtgagtcatgtgactctctcctggtacaaaggaaacagtttattgtccaacatcagtgtgtctgatctcagcatcagtctctctctacctctggaggtggaatatcaggagaaaaacagctacagctgtgtgctcaacaatcccagCAGCAagcagactcaacatctggacatcagcaagcTCTGTCACTCATGTTCAGGTTCAGCAGCTGATATTAGAGCTGATATTAGTGTTTATTCACTGAGCTGATCTCAGTTTGATCTGTTTATTCCTCAGACTTTGTCCACTGctgtggttctactgaagctgtgatccgattggtcctctctgctctggtgggcgtggctactgtcattcttctggtttatgacatcagatccagaagagcTGAACAGGCTCGAGCACAGATTTACTCATCAGGtattgtgattttaattttttttttaaatataattttttaatatttatttattttaaatggcttaaaatatttaaatgctggtgtttatgttcatttttaggtgGCTCATTTCAACCCTAGAAGAACAAACCGTAATATATTCTCACAATAATGCTCAAAATGCGAGTATTTGTCATGAAAAATACTGAATTGCTGTGCTCACGCTAgattatgtaatataaaatgcTTTCATTTCTAATGATTTAGATTTTAATCTTTTCATGCAGATTGAAAGTCTTTTTCTTCAGATAAGATCTCTCTTGAGGCTGTTTATTTGCCACATTTGATTGCATTTATCAATAAAGTCTTCTCACTCTGAGCTTCAAGAGTGTCTTGTGTTTAATTACTGTAGGTTTAATTGCATTTTCACCAGTGTTGTAGTTGAGTCACCAACtatcgagtccgagtcgagtctcgagtctcagtgttcgagtccgagtccaagtccgagtcaccaaagaagagtccgagtcgagtccaagtcaagtcaccattaccagagttcgagtccgagtcgagtctcaaGTCCTGTATTCGATTCTGAGTTTTTggaggaaacaatagcaaccaactgagtaggcattgaagtccattatatgaaggaaacatcctgaaatgttttccttaaaaaaacataatttattctccACTGAAGAAAAAGGATGGCATTTGGAGaagtaaatgattaggaaattttcatttttgtgtgaactaatcctttaacactgtattaaAGAGATACACTCAgcgaaaaaaagaaacatgcattttacaggacactgtattttaaagatacttaaaatgtaaaaatcaatacGATAtgacgagagacagagagagagtgagtgtgtttgtgtgtttgtgtgtgtgtgtgtgagagagagagagagagagagagagagagagagagagtgagtgagtgtgtgtgtgtgtgtgtgtgtgtgtgtgtgagagagagagagagagagagagagagagcgtttgtatgtgagtgaccgagtgatttagcgtgagtgcgtttgtatgtgttcaagtgaatgtgtgtgtgacggCACGTCAGAAAGCAACATGTAACGTTAGTCTGACATGTTTCTTGTCCACGAGGATTTTAGGAGGCAAAATTGCGTCATCCATCTGACACCGTGACCATtgcaacagacaaaaaaaatgtgtaatctgACACAGTGACTATCGCAACAGATAAAAGAATCATGTCATCTTATTTGACACAGAGACTAGTAAATTATCAACAGACAAAAACATTGTGTAATCTGAACCAgacacaagagaaaacattaccgtctccagctgcgagagggcgctctatgtcttcagtgtagactgcaggagcactgagcagcgtTTAGCCCGTGAATCATGCACGAGCGTAAAGCGAGTGACatcagtgagtgtgttgtcaagcaaagaaAGCGAGCGGTATCAGTGTCTGTGAAGGAAAAAAATTGATCTCGGTCAGTCTTGGGCACGAAACAGGAAAAGTGTGACaccttatataattttttataacatatttagtCAAAAACAACATGATTAATGCTCAAGTCCGATTTTATAAATTCTCGAGTCTGAGTCCAAGTACAAGTCATCAGTCCGCGAGTCCAAGTTgagtcacgagtccagagaaGGAGTCTTGAGTCGGACTCAAGTCCAAAGAACAgtgactcgagtccgagtccaggactcgagtactccatcactggtttccactgtcgagcttaaaccgggcgtgctagtgcgggCCAGGGCCAgttgcgtttccactgtcacttccggggcttgatcgtgcctcgctggggcttcctcggggccaacggccagggttttttggcccgacgaaaaccttgggccaaagcgggccagctggggctagagcaggggttatgaacaaaggcagagtttctcagcgtctggagagcgtcagcaccacggatcatttcagaaaattaacagctttaacaccagcattaaagcatttttaaataagttgagctcaaaactcactttcagtaaGGAGGAGTGTTTGCAATaatttgatccgatgtggattataatcaccatacaaggcagaaatatttagaaGCGATGCAAAAGATAacgatattatcattcattctaaatgtgacgtataggctactgttacaaataaacagaaacagactcgactgaataagcatgCTATTTTCAGAAgcgttaaaaaa is a genomic window of Carassius auratus strain Wakin unplaced genomic scaffold, ASM336829v1 scaf_tig00216618, whole genome shotgun sequence containing:
- the LOC113098722 gene encoding uncharacterized protein LOC113098722, which encodes MKKMLLKSVLFWLCLWRLVGVFCSSVSQVELLVIVGESVTLNTGFTEIKWFNRIQWWFENNMIAGINVTAGSMTVYDDVLDGRFRDRLKLDSQTGSLTITNITEKHAGYYTVTTSEPVIIRFRLFVIEYVCDAEEISVTEGDSVTLNTGLTEISGNDRLFWDYEIDIAAKPIFERLLAQTIIRYTYGFELFDDGMKLDNQTGSLTIINITTKRAGIYTLNYQISGGNWSTKAFRVAVYGE